The sequence below is a genomic window from Cicer arietinum cultivar CDC Frontier isolate Library 1 chromosome 6, Cicar.CDCFrontier_v2.0, whole genome shotgun sequence.
tatattatttaactaATACTATATGCATAACTCTCAATTGACATATTTTACGATTTTCATCaatgataattaataaaaataatttaattatatatttatttgcttttttatttataattttttcttaatttatgtaaaatattaaaatactgTAGTTCCGTCTATTTACTCAATTTTCTTGCTTATCGAATACTCTCTTACatgactatttaaaaaataattattaaaaaatacctACTGTTACCtgtattaaaaatgataattaagcACATGCAATTTTCTTAATtacatgtaaaaaataaatatatttactaaCTTATCCCTTATAATAATATGCAACTTCTCACAATATTACTTGTTCTGCCccaaaataattattgtatttataaaaataaattatcctaaaaaaactattatttttagtttttaatgtaactttaattattatttttcttcaattatctAAGTAATGTATATCCCTTTCTAGTTTTCTTAGACAAACcagtttcaaattattatgaCTTTTGAATGTAATAATTGTTTGAGTTTTTAGGTTGATGGAAAAcataaatttatgaatttatgagtgaaaggaaaaaaatattatttttttggggtcaaaaactattaaaattgactaatttgattaatataaatataattaaaggaccaaaatagaaaaatacttAAGAGAGTAAAATGtaactaaaaaaacaaatcaaaggACTAAAagactaatttaatttttttttaatatatgtgaaattatcgattacaataattattttagaaggaggaagtaataaattaatttaaagatatatttataataatataaatattagacagatgaattattgttatttgtttacattagagtaaaaaaaacacatttttgtttataagtgAGTTCCAAGGGATAAGTTTGAGGAGTATAAAAATGTCTAAGTTCGCTAAACAAACGGACAAAACAAAATTGGCATTAATATTCTATACAATACTAATagtattactaaaaaaaaataccaatatTCATCTTCGTATAATATAAAGAAAACTTGTATCACAAGAACTTTGCTAACCATTTCCCCGTTAGGTAATCAACCTTAGCCACTTCTCATCCACCAAATTTCACATTACATACCATCCTTTTTGGTAAATTCTTACTTGACACTCAAACCTTAAATTCCTAATACCATttcctataataatattttgtacaaTTAACAACCCAAAATTAACTATTCCTCTAATACAAATGCAAGTAGTGCATACAGTTAATCACTGaactaattaatttacaaaCTTTATTTCAGGTCACCAAATCAAACAGCTTATTCAAAATCAATCACGCCAAGAAACACTAGCAAGCTCATGCACACATATTCCACATAACTAACATTCATACATAAATAACTCATGACCATAAACATCATTATTTCTATTACTTCTTATTACAAACTCATTAACCAAATCATGCATTTCAACATTCCTTTTCATTCCAACACCATGTCCAAACCAAACAATCTCAACctctcctcctcctcctctttCGCCGCCGCGACTGCCTCAAACTTCAACTTCAATTCCCTTACTCTCTTCCTTTTACAAGACATCCAAATTCTAGAGATTCTCATAGCAATTACTGTCTTCATAATCATTCATTCTcttagacaaaaaaaatatcatggCCTGCCCATTTGGCCTTTTCTTGGTATGTTACCTTCTTTACTCATTGGACTCAGAACAAATTTATATGAATGGATTTCAGACACCCTCAAAACACAAAATGGTACCTTTAGATTCAAAGGGCCATTGTTTAGCAGCCTCAACTGCATAGTCACTTCCGATCCTCGAAACGTCGAACACCTTCTCAAAACCAAATTCATTCTCTTCCCTAAAGGAACTTACTTCAGAAACACAGTTCAAGACTTACTTGGTGATGGTATATTCAATGCAGATGATGAAAAATGGCAAAAGCAAAGAAAAACAGCAAGCATTGAGTTTCATTCAACAAAGTTCAGGAAACTAACTACTGAGTCTTTATTTGAACTTGTTCATAAAAGACTCTTACTTGTTCTGCAAGAATCAGTTGAAAATTCTGTTTCTATTGACCTTCAAGACATTCTTTTGAGACTAACTTTTGATAATGTTTGTATGATAGCTTTTGGGGTTGATCCTGGTTGTTTGAGAAAAGGAATTTCTCAGATACCATTTGCAAAAGCATTTGAAGATGCAACAGAAGCAACAATGATTCGTTTCGTTACACCGACATGTGTGTGGAAGGTTATGAAGCTTCTTAACTTAGGTGTAGAAAGAAAACTCAAGAAATCAATAAAAGGGGTTGATGAGTTTGCTGAGAATGTTATCAAGACAAGAAAAAAGGAACTGTCTTTGGAGTTTGAGGAAAATAATGTTCAAAGGTCAGATTTATTAACTGTTTTTATGAGGATGAAAGATGAGAATGGTAACTGTTATTCAGATAAGTTTTTGAGGGATATATGTGTGAATTTTATATTGGCTGGGAGGGATACTTCTTCTGTGGCTTTGAGTTGGTTTTTTTGGTTGATTAATAAGAATCCTGAAGTTGAAGAGAAGATAGTGGAAGAGATATGCAGGGTTGTGAGTCACAGGAATGATGTGAAGAAAGATGATTTTGGAAATTGTTTAAAGTTTATGCCTGAtgagattaaaaaaatggattatTTGCATGCTTGTTTGTCTGAAACTCTCAGATTATACCCTTCTGTTCCTGTGGATCATAAGGAGgtaacttttcaattttttcatactCATTCCTTgctcaaaatttcaattttgatatggaaaatataataagtgtttaaatgttaataaattaagatcttaattgcaattttagttcatttatttttatcaatttataaaattggtttatttattttaaaaattgataattttgatttatttctctgattttttaattaaaaaatgatgacatgtgatattttaaataacgtgacatatgatattaTAATTAGAATGATTAACATTCATGATATTAGAATAAAACGACGTAAAAACTTAACTTAATTTTcgaattttttcatattttctatttaattaatgatatataaataattaataattaatgtatctagatagttttatattatataattgtatgtcacattatttaaaatatgtcaaatcgttattttttatttcaaaaatctaaaagaagGATCAAAACCGtcgatttataaaataaacaactaaTTCATAGAAGtaccaaaattgcaattaagtcaaAATTAAATAGAGA
It includes:
- the LOC101498094 gene encoding cytochrome P450 86B1, with translation MTINIIISITSYYKLINQIMHFNIPFHSNTMSKPNNLNLSSSSSFAAATASNFNFNSLTLFLLQDIQILEILIAITVFIIIHSLRQKKYHGLPIWPFLGMLPSLLIGLRTNLYEWISDTLKTQNGTFRFKGPLFSSLNCIVTSDPRNVEHLLKTKFILFPKGTYFRNTVQDLLGDGIFNADDEKWQKQRKTASIEFHSTKFRKLTTESLFELVHKRLLLVLQESVENSVSIDLQDILLRLTFDNVCMIAFGVDPGCLRKGISQIPFAKAFEDATEATMIRFVTPTCVWKVMKLLNLGVERKLKKSIKGVDEFAENVIKTRKKELSLEFEENNVQRSDLLTVFMRMKDENGNCYSDKFLRDICVNFILAGRDTSSVALSWFFWLINKNPEVEEKIVEEICRVVSHRNDVKKDDFGNCLKFMPDEIKKMDYLHACLSETLRLYPSVPVDHKEVVEDVTFPDGTKLKKGTKVIYAIYAMGRMESIWGKDCKEFKPERWLKDGHFMSESAYKFTAFNGGPRLCLGKDFAYYQMKYVAASIIYRYHVKVVENHPVEPKIALTMYMKHGIKVNLYKRGAQEIQKHLDLIIG